The genomic interval GCGGCCTCGAGATAAAGCTCCATACCTCGGGCCGGCGGGATCCGGAATCGCAAGTCGAAGCCGGCGAACTTGTTGCCGATCTGGACCTGATCGCTGCCGGTGACCTGGCCGAAGGGAAAGATGTCGAGGACCCTGTCGCCAAAGGAGGCATCCGGCGATCCCTCGCCGCCCGACATCGTCGCCAGGTAGAGGCCGAACTCGAAGAAGGAGTTCACCTCCATGCTCCACTTGTAGCCAACCAAATAGGAATTGGGAAAAAACTGCTCGGGCCCGAGGTCGGAATAGAAAAAGCTCAGCTTCTGGGCGCCCATGTATTTGAAGACCCAAGGGAAGAAAAAGGGCTCGTCGTTGGAGATCTTGATCATGTCCAAGCCGCGGGGATTGGCCGACAGCAAGAGCCCGGCGTCCTTGCCCTGGCCGTAGAACAGGTTGTCCCGGCCGACCTCGATCTCGAAATTCTTGATCAGGAACTTCCCGTAGAGGTTGAGGACGTCGAAGCGGTTCTCGTCCTCGGCCGGCCCTTGGCCGATCTGAAAGCGCGGCTTAAACAGCATGGCGAAATAATTGGAGGCCCGAAGCCAATGGTTGGTCTCCAAACCGAGGTTCACGCCCTGGACCAAGCGCCGGCCCTGGCGGTAGTCGAGCATGGGGTTGATGACCGCGTCGATGCCGCCCAGCGGGAGCAGCGGCGGAATCGCCTCCGAAGGGCTGTTGGTCATGGTCAGATCGAGCTCGGCTTTTTCGATCAAGTGGGCCGAAACGGCCGGCTTCTCGCCCGGAAGGGCGTCGAGCTGGACCAGCTCCTCGGCATAATCCCGCTTCAGGCGCGCCAGAATCGTCTCGACATAGTCGACGCTGCCCGGCGAAGCCTTTTCTTTCTTGGTTTGCCAGTAATACATCGCCTCCTTGGTCAAGCGGGCGATCTCACGGCGCGAGAAGGGCTTTTGCCCCATGACGATCTTCTTGATCAAGCCATGGGCCACGAGTTTATCGATGTCGCGGTAAACCGGATCGAGTGT from bacterium carries:
- a CDS encoding capsule assembly Wzi family protein is translated as MTLLRRFFPLLILPLLLAPAVAWPQASVNVSTLDPVYRDIDKLVAHGLIKKIVMGQKPFSRREIARLTKEAMYYWQTKKEKASPGSVDYVETILARLKRDYAEELVQLDALPGEKPAVSAHLIEKAELDLTMTNSPSEAIPPLLPLGGIDAVINPMLDYRQGRRLVQGVNLGLETNHWLRASNYFAMLFKPRFQIGQGPAEDENRFDVLNLYGKFLIKNFEIEVGRDNLFYGQGKDAGLLLSANPRGLDMIKISNDEPFFFPWVFKYMGAQKLSFFYSDLGPEQFFPNSYLVGYKWSMEVNSFFEFGLYLATMSGGEGSPDASFGDRVLDIFPFGQVTGSDQVQIGNKFAGFDLRFRIPPARGMELYLEAA